The following coding sequences are from one Nonlabens arenilitoris window:
- a CDS encoding AAA family ATPase codes for MEENKDQLQPQDNNSEPLHEAAQEQFIQSPIEELDTSAVVSDPSSVEEDSHKDGLAFKNRLDLTELSAAVVKIKNQLGKVIVGQEEMIDLLIVSILANGHSLIEGVPGVAKTVTAKLLAKTMQIGFSRIQFTPDLMPSDILGTSVFSMKNNEFEFKAGPIFSNIILIDEINRAPAKTQAALFEAMAERQVTIDGHEYNLESPFLVFATQNPVEQEGTYRLPEAQLDRFLFKINVDYPNLAEEIKILEGNHARKNEDPETLIEGVLTAATIKKYQSIIKEIIIEDNLIKYIAEIVLNTRNNANLYLGASPRASIAIMNGSKAYAALMGRDFVTPDDIKYIAKSVMCHRIILTPEREMEGFTADRAVAQILETIEIPR; via the coding sequence CACAAGATAATAATTCTGAACCTTTACATGAGGCAGCACAAGAACAGTTTATACAATCTCCTATAGAAGAATTAGATACTTCTGCCGTTGTTTCAGATCCATCTAGTGTTGAAGAAGATTCACATAAAGATGGATTAGCATTTAAGAATAGATTAGATCTAACAGAGCTATCTGCCGCAGTGGTTAAGATAAAAAATCAGTTAGGTAAAGTGATAGTAGGTCAAGAAGAGATGATTGATTTATTAATAGTATCTATTCTAGCAAATGGACATTCTTTAATAGAAGGTGTGCCAGGTGTAGCAAAAACGGTCACAGCAAAATTACTAGCCAAAACCATGCAAATAGGTTTTTCTCGTATTCAATTTACACCTGATTTAATGCCTAGCGACATTTTAGGAACGAGTGTTTTTAGTATGAAAAATAATGAGTTTGAGTTTAAGGCAGGACCTATATTTTCTAACATCATACTTATAGATGAGATCAATCGTGCACCAGCAAAAACTCAAGCTGCACTTTTTGAAGCGATGGCTGAACGTCAGGTAACTATTGATGGACATGAATATAATCTAGAATCACCTTTCTTAGTATTTGCTACTCAAAATCCTGTTGAACAAGAAGGTACGTATCGATTACCAGAAGCACAATTAGACCGATTTCTATTCAAAATTAATGTAGACTATCCTAATCTAGCAGAAGAGATTAAAATATTAGAAGGTAACCATGCTAGAAAAAATGAAGATCCAGAAACGTTAATTGAAGGTGTCTTAACCGCAGCAACGATTAAAAAATATCAATCAATCATCAAAGAAATTATTATTGAGGATAATTTGATAAAATACATTGCTGAAATTGTATTGAATACCCGTAACAATGCAAATCTTTATCTAGGTGCCTCACCACGTGCTTCTATAGCTATAATGAATGGCTCTAAAGCATATGCTGCCTTAATGGGACGTGATTTTGTGACACCAGATGATATTAAATATATCGCAAAATCTGTAATGTGTCACAGAATTATTTTAACACCAGAAAGAGAGATGGAAGGCTTTACAGCAGATCGTGCTGTTGCACAAATTCTAGAAACTATAGAGATTCCTAGATAG
- a CDS encoding DUF58 domain-containing protein, giving the protein MGLVILLIVSFLFPAIFSYLKFAFYLFIALTILDVILVYRLKKGIKAKRNIPDKLSNGDDNPINIAIANQYPYKIAIKIIDELPVQFQKRDFVIDTTIESGKSREFNYTVRPVERGEYHFGSLNVYVSSFLSFIERRYLFDADAMAPTYPSFLQMRKYELMAFTNKLKDYGMKKIRRIGHTMEFEQIKDYVPGDDVRNINWKASAKRGQLMLNQYQDEKSQPVYSVIDKGRVMKMPFEGMKLIDYAINATLVISNIALKKGDKAGMFGFSDRISNQVVAQKRASQMNLILETLYNVDTDFKESDFSRLYIDVKRKITNRSLLLLYTNFETLDALHRQLPYLQAIAKNHLLVIIFFENTELKEMLTEEVDTTREIFDKTIAEKFIYEKKLIVNELNKYGIQTILTEPQHLTVNTINKYLEIKARGLL; this is encoded by the coding sequence ATTGGGCTAGTGATACTATTGATAGTCTCTTTTTTATTTCCGGCTATTTTCAGTTATTTAAAGTTTGCGTTTTATCTGTTTATTGCACTTACTATTCTCGATGTTATATTAGTATATCGACTTAAAAAAGGAATTAAAGCAAAACGTAATATTCCAGATAAATTATCAAATGGAGACGATAACCCTATAAATATTGCTATTGCAAATCAATATCCTTATAAAATTGCTATTAAAATTATTGATGAATTACCTGTTCAGTTCCAGAAGCGAGACTTTGTTATAGACACAACTATTGAGTCAGGTAAGTCTAGAGAGTTTAATTATACAGTGAGACCTGTAGAACGCGGTGAGTATCACTTTGGGTCTTTAAATGTTTACGTATCCAGTTTTTTAAGTTTTATAGAACGGCGTTATCTTTTTGATGCAGACGCTATGGCGCCTACATATCCTTCTTTTTTACAAATGCGTAAGTATGAGTTGATGGCTTTTACCAATAAACTCAAAGACTACGGAATGAAAAAAATACGTAGGATAGGGCACACCATGGAATTTGAGCAAATTAAAGACTATGTGCCAGGCGATGATGTGCGCAATATCAACTGGAAAGCCAGTGCAAAACGTGGGCAATTAATGCTTAATCAATATCAAGATGAAAAATCACAACCGGTCTATTCTGTTATTGATAAAGGACGTGTGATGAAAATGCCTTTTGAAGGTATGAAATTGATTGATTATGCCATTAATGCAACCTTAGTAATCAGTAATATAGCCTTAAAAAAAGGTGACAAGGCTGGTATGTTTGGCTTTTCAGACCGCATATCTAATCAGGTGGTAGCTCAAAAAAGAGCCTCGCAAATGAATCTTATTCTCGAGACGCTTTATAATGTTGATACAGATTTTAAAGAAAGTGATTTCTCCAGATTATATATAGACGTAAAACGCAAGATTACAAATCGTAGTTTACTCCTATTGTATACAAACTTTGAAACACTAGATGCTTTACATAGACAATTACCCTATTTACAAGCCATTGCAAAAAATCATTTATTGGTGATTATATTCTTTGAGAACACAGAACTTAAAGAAATGCTGACTGAAGAAGTAGATACGACTCGTGAGATATTTGATAAAACCATCGCAGAAAAGTTTATCTATGAAAAGAAACTCATAGTTAATGAGTTGAACAAATATGGTATCCAAACTATTCTTACAGAACCACAACACCTCACTGTAAATACGATTAACAAATATCTTGAAATCAAAGCAAGAGGTTTATTATAA